One segment of Panicum virgatum strain AP13 chromosome 3K, P.virgatum_v5, whole genome shotgun sequence DNA contains the following:
- the LOC120700033 gene encoding stress-induced-phosphoprotein 1-like isoform X1 yields the protein MKLLVEAGADVNFRSPSAPTVLMLAVDDGLTDIVNFLLEVGADPNIHDSDGKFPIMLAAAHEHRELAEILFPRTKPIPSMIDWSVDGIIRAMKYPHLEPREVVEEKIADAKSQGKEAFAKGDYLAAIYFYALAMRKDPLDATLFANRSLCWLRLREGEMALSDARDCRVLNPGWAKAWYREGAALSLLKNYKAAADAFVEALKLDPANNEIKKALREAMESMNYEER from the exons ATGAAGCTTCTGGTTGAG GCTGGTGCTGATGTGAACTTTAGAAGTCCGTCTGCCCCCACTGTTTTGATGTTGGCTGTTGATGATGGCTTAACTGACATTGTCAACTTCTTGCTGGAGGTCGGAGCTGACCCTAACATTCATGATTCG GATGGGAAATTCCCAATCATGTTAGCAGCAGCTCATGAGCATCGTGAGCTTGCTGAAATTCTATTTCCTCGGACAAAACCAATTCCATCTATGATCGACTGGAGTGTTGATGGGATTATTAGAGCCATGAAATATCCGCACTTGGAGCCTCGG GAGGTGGTGGAAGAAAAGATAGCTGATGCGAAGTCACAAGGAAAAGAAGCGTTTGCAAAAGGGGACTACCTTGCTGCAATCTACTTCTATGCCCTG GCAATGAGGAAAGACCCACTCGACGCCACCTTATTCGCCAACAGGAGCCTATGCTGGTTGCGACTGAGAGAAGGGGAGATGGCTCTGTCAGATGCTCGGGATTGCAGAGTGCTGAACCCAGGTTGGGCAAAGGCTTGGTACCGTGAGGGTGCGGCTCTCAGCTTGCTAAAG AACTACAAAGCAGCAGCTGATGCGTTTGTGGAAGCGCTGAAGCTTGACCCTGCAAACAACGAGATCAAGAAAGCGTTGAG ggaggccatggagtCTATGAACTATGAAGAGCGTTGA
- the LOC120700033 gene encoding stress-induced-phosphoprotein 1-like isoform X2, whose amino-acid sequence MKLLVEAGADVNFRSPSAPTVLMLAVDDGLTDIVNFLLEVGADPNIHDSEVVEEKIADAKSQGKEAFAKGDYLAAIYFYALAMRKDPLDATLFANRSLCWLRLREGEMALSDARDCRVLNPGWAKAWYREGAALSLLKNYKAAADAFVEALKLDPANNEIKKALREAMESMNYEER is encoded by the exons ATGAAGCTTCTGGTTGAG GCTGGTGCTGATGTGAACTTTAGAAGTCCGTCTGCCCCCACTGTTTTGATGTTGGCTGTTGATGATGGCTTAACTGACATTGTCAACTTCTTGCTGGAGGTCGGAGCTGACCCTAACATTCATGATTCG GAGGTGGTGGAAGAAAAGATAGCTGATGCGAAGTCACAAGGAAAAGAAGCGTTTGCAAAAGGGGACTACCTTGCTGCAATCTACTTCTATGCCCTG GCAATGAGGAAAGACCCACTCGACGCCACCTTATTCGCCAACAGGAGCCTATGCTGGTTGCGACTGAGAGAAGGGGAGATGGCTCTGTCAGATGCTCGGGATTGCAGAGTGCTGAACCCAGGTTGGGCAAAGGCTTGGTACCGTGAGGGTGCGGCTCTCAGCTTGCTAAAG AACTACAAAGCAGCAGCTGATGCGTTTGTGGAAGCGCTGAAGCTTGACCCTGCAAACAACGAGATCAAGAAAGCGTTGAG ggaggccatggagtCTATGAACTATGAAGAGCGTTGA
- the LOC120701124 gene encoding serine/threonine-protein phosphatase 6 regulatory ankyrin repeat subunit A-like produces MAPNPSAVAIQAALDGNLGLLKKMASKIDLRRVSGPSGWNLLHFAAANGRLEVCRLLVEESGLDVNCSTADSETPVVHAAVAGEVSLLRYLLDPVSKFLNFRTHHGGDAAMLDAEGQTTLHNAAQTGHNEAVILLLSRGVDVDPINYRGGTPLHLAAGMGHDQAVKALLEHGADPNRVAHGIFPPLMMACSAGSLKCMKTLVRIVDYSLQLLELCIVNSNFYILGGADAKFRSPYGPSLLMKAVMDGSADTVKFLLETGADPNIFDEFGENPIMCAACTGRHDLVEILFPHTKPVASMPDWSVEGLINTTKSMPLRTMEGLMEVLADAKARGNEAFAKGDYLAATCFYKVAMHKDPLDATLFANRSLCWLRLGIGEEALLDAKRCKMMRPRWSKAWYREGAALRLLKNYKGAANAFVEALKLDPANDEIKTALREAIEALRCAARSEEQNP; encoded by the exons ATGGCCCCGAACCCCTCCGCCGTCGCCATCCAGGCCGCGCTCGACGGCAACCTCGGCCTCCTCAAGA AAATGGCGAGCAAGATTGACCTGCGGAGAGTCAGCGGCCCCAGTGGTTGGAACCTGCTGCACTTCGCCGCCGCCAATGGTCGCCTGGAGGTCTGCCGGCTCCTGGTGGAGGAATCCGGGCTCGATGTCAACTGCAGCACCGCGGATT CCGAGACACCGGTTGTCCACGCCGCGGTCGCCGGAGAGGTGAGCCTCCTACGCTACCTCCTCGACCCCGTGtcaaaatttttaaatttcagaaC ACaccacggcggcgacgccgccatGCTCGACGCCGAGGGCCAAACGACGCTGCACAATGCGGCACAGACCG GGCACAACGAGGCTGTAATCCTGCTGCTGTCCAGGGGCGTTGATGTGGATCCCATCAACTATCGTGGTGGAACGCCGCTGCACTTGGCGGCAGGGATGGGCCATGATCAGGCTGTGAAAGCTCTGCTGGAGCACGGCGCCGAT CCCAACAGAGTTGCGCATGGCATTTTCCCGCCCCTCATGATGGCATGCTCTGCAGGCTCCTTGAAATGCATGAAGACATTGGTTCGG ATTGTGGATTACAGCTTGCAG CTACTTGAGCTTTGCATAGTTAATTCTAATTTCTATATATTGGGTGGTGCTGATGCGAAGTTTAGAAGTCCCTATGGACCAAGCCTTTTAATGAAGGCAGTAATGGATGGTTCAGCCGACACTGTCAAGTTCTTGCTAGAGACTGGAGCTGACCCTAACATTTTTGATGAG TTTGGGGAAAATCCAATCATGTGCGCAGCTTGCACCGGGCGACATGATCTAGTTGAAATTCTCTTTCCTCATACAAAACCAGTTGCCTCTATGCCTGACTGGAGTGTTGAAGGGCTAATTAATACTACAAAATCAATGCCTTTGAGAACTATG GAGGGCTTGATGGAAGTACTTGCTGATGCAAAAGCACGAggaaatgaagcatttgcaaaaGGGGACTACCTTGCAGCAACCTGTTTCTATAAAGTG GCAATGCACAAAGATCCGCTTGATGCTACCTTGTTTGCCAACAGAAGCCTGTGTTGGTTGCGTCTGGGAATTGGAGAGGAAGCTTTATTAGATGCTAAGAGATGTAAAATGATGCGTCCTCGTTGGTCAAAGGCATGGTACCGTGAGGGCGCAGCTCTAAGATTGCTCAAG AACTACAAAGGAGCTGCTAATGCATTTGTGGAAGCACTGAAGCTTGACCCTGCAAATGACGAGATCAAGACAGCGTTAAG GGAGGCCATTGAGGCTTTAAGGTGTGCTGCTCGCTCCGAAGAACAGAACCCTTGA
- the LOC120701122 gene encoding serine/threonine-protein phosphatase 6 regulatory ankyrin repeat subunit B-like: MAPAPKNSDSALALQAAIDGDLYLLKELAGKVNLREAEDARGRNALHFAAVKGHLEVCMFLVEESGLDVNSASGEGRLPVHCAAAGGSEGVLMYLLDRGGDPGVPDFRRSMPLHDAAELGHFEAVRLLLSKGVDVDPINYINYIGTPLHLAASKDQDQAVKILLEHGADPKRVVNHVFTPLFMAACCGQSLKCTKLLVEAGADVNFTCPWGPIILMEAVDDGLTDIVKFLLEAGADPNIANEDGKFPIMWEAGHGHRELVKILFPRTKPIPSIPDWSIDGILRAMKYLHLEVQDEALAAKWLADCKSQGKEAFAKGEYFASVHYYGLALDKDPLDATLFANMSLCWLRMRALSDALSDARKCKMMRPGWSKAWYREGAALSFLKKYNEAIPAFMQALKPDPESDEIEKAPDPESDEIEKALREAIEVVRSAP, translated from the exons ATGGCCCCGGCCCCCAAGAACTCGGACTCCGCCCTCGCGCTCCAGGCCGCCATCGACGGCGACCTCTACCTCCTTAAgg AGTTGGCGGGCAAGGTGAACCTGCGGGAAGCCGAGGACGCCAGGGGGCGGAACGCGCTCCACTTCGCCGCGGTGAAGGGACACCTGGAGGTCTGCATGTTCCTGGTGGAGGAATCGGGGCTGGATGTCAACTCCGCCTCTGGGGAAG GCCGGTTGCCGGTCCACTGCGCTGCTGCCGGGGGGAGCGAAGGCGTCCTGATGTACCTTCTCGACCGCGGCGGTGACCCAGGGGTGCCGGACTTCAGGCGCTCTATGCCGCTCCATGACGCGGCCGAGCTTG GGCATTTCGAGGCTGTAAGGCTGCTGCTGTCCAAGGGTGTCGATGTGGACCCAATCAATTATATCAATTATATAGGGACACCGCTGCACTTGGCCGCCTCCAAGGACCAGGATCAGGCTGTGAAGATCCTGCTAGAGCATGGTGCTGAT CCCAAAAGAGTTGTCAATCATGTATTTACACCACTCTTCATGGCAGCATGCTGTGGGCAATCCTTAAAATGCACGAAGCTACTGGTTGAG GCTGGTGCTGATGTGAACTTTACATGCCCCTGGGGACCAATCATTTTAATGGAGGCAGTTGATGATGGTTTAACTGACATTGTCAAGTTCTTGTTAGAGGCTGGAGCGGACCCTAACATTGCTAACGAG GATGGTAAATTCCCAATCATGTGGGAAGCAGGTCATGGGCATCGTGAGCTTGTTAAAATTCTATTTCCTCGGACAAAACCAATTCCATCTATACCAGACTGGAGTATTGATGGGATACTTAGGGCAATGAAATATTTACATTTGGAGGTTCAG GATGAAGCTCTGGCGGCAAAATGGCTTGCCGATTGCAAGTCACAAGGAAAGGAAGCTTTTGCAAAGGGGGAGTATTTTGCGTCAGTTCACTACTATGGTCTG GCATTGGACAAAGACCCGCTTGATGCTACCTTGTTTGCCAACATGAGCCTGTGCTGGTTGCGGATGAGAGCTCTGTCAGATGCTCTGTCAGATGCTCGAAAATGCAAGATGATGCGTCCTGGTTGGTCGAAAGCATGGTACCGTGAGGGCGCTGCTCTCAGCTTTCTAAAG AAGTACAACGAAGCAATCCCTGCGTTCATGCAAGCACTGAAACCTGACCCTGAAAGTGATGAAATCGAGAAAGCACCTGACCCTGAAAGTGATGAAATCGAGAAAGCGTTAAG GGAGGCCATTGAGGTTGTGAGGAGCGCTCCTTGA